The Elusimicrobiota bacterium genome has a segment encoding these proteins:
- a CDS encoding TolC family protein: MMRSRLIAAILSAWVMPGLLHAADEPLSLPTVVERVVSRSPSLRAAQAQVQQAEAGRREASLMRLPLLSARSSFSRGDHPVYVFGSLMEQGRFSASNFAIDALNHPGDLTNIQSALELGVPLFTGFSLSSRIRQAELAEQDARSGESGRALGLRSQVSELFLQILLDDSLLKNLEDRLAASEAEIKDARRLKDRGLVLGSDYYAAESIFGGLHVWRTQVQTDRTTAAARLAELTKKEGWKPAGILTETVYAIPSRTELLNMALARRPELQSAASQVAMAQVGAQQARRTVLPNVQAFAALETNTNDFSSNPSNHLLGVAARVPFGDPAYFARRAAASSGEEVAQRSRESLEESIRMDVRQAYENYQGTLASLPMAKETQERAARSLELFRPLYRSGRQSIIEVLRAEEGLARAEAAYWQTLFRIHTGYVQLLSSAGALDDKAIQEIARHLEVRP, from the coding sequence ATGATGCGGTCTCGGCTTATCGCAGCAATCTTAAGCGCCTGGGTGATGCCCGGGCTTTTGCATGCAGCAGACGAACCCTTATCTTTGCCCACGGTAGTGGAGCGAGTGGTGTCGCGGAGCCCGAGTCTGCGCGCGGCGCAAGCGCAAGTTCAACAAGCGGAAGCGGGCCGGCGCGAGGCAAGCCTGATGCGGCTGCCGTTGCTATCGGCGCGGAGCTCCTTTTCGCGAGGCGATCATCCGGTTTACGTTTTTGGTTCCTTAATGGAACAGGGACGCTTTTCCGCTTCCAACTTTGCCATCGATGCACTCAATCACCCGGGAGATCTCACCAACATCCAGAGCGCGCTCGAACTGGGTGTTCCGCTTTTCACCGGCTTTAGCCTTAGCAGCCGCATCCGGCAGGCGGAGTTGGCCGAGCAAGACGCGCGCAGCGGAGAATCCGGACGCGCGCTGGGGCTACGTTCCCAGGTCTCGGAGCTTTTCCTGCAAATTTTGCTGGATGATAGCCTCCTGAAAAACCTGGAGGACCGGTTGGCCGCCTCTGAAGCGGAAATCAAGGATGCCCGACGGCTCAAAGACCGCGGCCTGGTTTTGGGATCGGATTACTACGCCGCCGAATCTATTTTTGGCGGGCTTCACGTCTGGCGCACGCAGGTGCAGACGGACCGAACCACGGCCGCCGCCCGACTAGCGGAGCTGACGAAAAAGGAAGGGTGGAAGCCGGCCGGCATTCTCACGGAAACCGTCTACGCTATCCCTTCGCGGACAGAACTTCTGAACATGGCCCTAGCCCGCCGGCCCGAACTGCAATCCGCCGCCTCCCAGGTGGCGATGGCGCAGGTGGGCGCACAGCAGGCTCGCCGCACCGTGTTGCCCAACGTGCAGGCTTTTGCCGCACTCGAAACCAACACGAATGACTTCAGCTCCAATCCTTCCAATCACCTCCTCGGCGTAGCCGCGCGCGTGCCGTTCGGGGACCCGGCCTATTTCGCGCGGCGCGCAGCCGCCTCTTCCGGAGAAGAAGTGGCGCAACGTTCCCGCGAAAGCCTGGAAGAATCCATCCGGATGGACGTACGCCAGGCCTATGAAAATTATCAGGGAACGCTGGCCAGCCTGCCCATGGCCAAAGAAACCCAAGAGCGCGCGGCCCGCTCGCTGGAACTTTTCCGTCCCCTGTACCGCTCCGGCCGCCAAAGCATTATTGAGGTTCTGCGTGCCGAGGAAGGGTTGGCCCGGGCCGAGGCGGCCTACTGGCAAACGCTTTTCAGGATTCATACCGGCTATGTCCAGCTTTTGAGTTCCGCGGGCGCCCTGGATGACAAGGCCATTCAGGAGATCGCCCGGCATCTAGAGGTTCGTCCATGA